The following is a genomic window from bacterium.
TTTCGGATGCGGTTCGTCAAGGGAACATGCACCTGCTGCCCTGCAGATTGCAGGAGTCAGATTTGTTGTAGCTGCGGGTTTTGCAAGGATTTTCTTCCGTAATTGCATAGACGGAGGTTTCCTTGTGCCTTTTGAATCCAGAGAGCTGCTGACTGATCATTTCTCTGTTGGGGATACAGCTGTAATTGACATGGAAAGGGCAGTTATAAGAAAAGCAGAAACAGGCGAGGAGTTTGATTTAAACCCTCTCGGGCCTGCAAGAGACATTGTTTTGTCAGGGGGAATTTTTGGCTATGCAAGAGAACGTAACATAATATAATCTGTTTTATTTAAAATTTAAAGGGATGGTTATGAAAAATAAAAACATTGTTGTACTGCCCGGTGATGGAATCGGCAGAGAGGTAATGGGCGAGGCTGTTAAGGTTTTGAGGGGAATTGAAAAGAAGACAGACTATGTTTTTAATCTCGAATTCAGGGATGCAGGGCAGACAGCTATTGATAAATACGGAAAACCGATTGAAGAGGAGACTCTTGAAAAATGTGTGAAAGCAGATTGTGTACTTCTCGGTGCAGTGGGCAATTCAAACCCAGGAAAGGAAAAAAACAGCAGCAAGCCTGAGGATGCTCTGCTTGCATTACGAAAAACAATGGGTGTGTACTGTAATGTCAGGCCCATAAAAACACTGCTTAATCATAATGGAAACCAGAAGATAAATAATGTTGATATGGTTATAATCAGAGAACTTACAGGCGGGATATATTTTGGAGCTCCTTCTGAAATCAGAACAGATAACGGCAAAAGACGGGCTGTAAGTACAA
Proteins encoded in this region:
- a CDS encoding 3-isopropylmalate dehydratase; protein product: MENRFTGKVFVTGGNIDTDQIIPAKYLVFSLDDEDERKEYGRKALSGLQGNEYSNLPFVKAGEDKSEYEIIIAGENFGCGSSREHAPAALQIAGVRFVVAAGFARIFFRNCIDGGFLVPFESRELLTDHFSVGDTAVIDMERAVIRKAETGEEFDLNPLGPARDIVLSGGIFGYARERNII